A region of Lycium barbarum isolate Lr01 chromosome 1, ASM1917538v2, whole genome shotgun sequence DNA encodes the following proteins:
- the LOC132606356 gene encoding 6-phosphofructo-2-kinase/fructose-2,6-bisphosphatase isoform X2, with protein MHFPQKLYSYRNRRRLSKMGTGSSKNPDSSSHGSEDHGGGQLYVSLKMENYKLKDELFPHVYGSVPLIGSCDSSKALPMERESTSMWELSFVVPPNHETLDFKFLLKPKNNPEPCIVEEGPNRVLIAGTLQGDGRSASFKLDNGEIIEYRVFVKADRVSPFDLAASWRAFQENRRLSSVRDVPDVSINSSPTAGAEHGSSASLELDLEHYVIPAPATSAVYAANLTETPRSLKRTGVFSGTDGTIIPRPSSKEGHTSNDRSTIKMEVPDPTRVPSGSGMVESKSVGTVSSLQKQDSYRGLLVDRGVGSPRLVKSPCTTSLTLDLKPDSDAKNMMPAAAGAVAAGAVADHMLGPKEDRHLAIVLVGLPARGKTFTAAKLTRYLRWLGHDTKHFNVGKYRRLKHGSNQTADFFRADNPEGLEARNEVAALAMEDMIAWMQEGGQVGIFDATNSSSRRRNMLMKMSAGNCKIIFLETICNDPKIIERNIRLKVQQSPDYAEEPDFEAGYRDFKSRLDNYEKVYEPVEEGSYIKMIDMVSGHGGQIQVNNISGYLPGRIVFFLVNTHLTPRPILLTRHGESLYNVRGRIGGDTAISETGELYAKKLANFVEKRLKNEKAASIWTSTLQRTILTANPIAGFPKIQWRALDEINSGICDGMTYEEIKKNMPEEYESRKKDKLRYRYPRGESYLDVIQRLEPVIIELERQRAPVVVVSHQAVLRALYAYFADRPLSEIPHIEMPLHTIIEIQMGVTGVQEKRYKLM; from the exons ATGCATTTTCCCCAAAAACTCTATTCTTATCGAAACAG gagaaGGTTAAGCAAAATGGGTACTGGCTCATCGAAGAATCCAGACAGTAGTTCACATGGCAGCGAAGATCATGGAGGTGGACAACTTTACGTTTCTCTCAAAATGGAAAATTATAAACTCAAAGACGAACTTTTTCCTCATGTTTATGGTTCAGTGCCATTAATTGGGTCATGTGATTCATCCAAAGCT CTTCCAATGGAACGCGAATCCACTTCTATGTGGGAACTCAGTTTCGTTGTTCCTCCTAATCACG AGACATTGGACTTTAAGTTCCTTTTGAAGCCAAAAAACAACCCTGAGCCGTGTATAGTGGAGGAAGGTCCAAACCGTGTACTAATTGCTGGAACATTACAAGGGGACGGGCGTTCAGCCTCTTTTAAGCTGGACAACGGAGAGATTATTGAATATAGAGTGTTTGTTAAAGCAGACAGAGTTTCACCATTTGACCTTGCGGCTAGTTGGAGAGCCTTTCAGGAAAATCGCAGGCTTTCCAGTGTTCGAGACGTACCGGATGTTAGCATAAATTCGTCACCAACGGCAGGTGCAGAG CATGGCTCTTCAGCAAGTCTAGAGCTTGATCTTGAACATTATGTTATCCCCGCTCCGGCAACATCTGCAGTTTACGCAGCTAACTTGACAGAAACTCCTAGGTCACTAAAACGTACAGGGGTATTTTCTGGGACTGATGGTACTATCATTCCAAGGCCTTCCTCAAAAGAGGGTCACACTTCAAATGATCGGTCTACAATAAAG ATGGAAGTACCGGATCCAACTAGAGTCCCCTCAGGGTCTGGCATGGTTGAGTCCAAGTCCGTGGGAACGGTCTCATCTTTGCAAAAGCAAGATAGTTACAGGGGACTCCTTGTAGATAGGGGTGTGGGATCTCCAAGACTAGTCAAATCACCCTGTACAACCAGTTTAACTCTTGATCTCAAGCCTGATTCTGATGCTAAG AATATGATGCCAGCTGCTGCAGGAGCCGTCGCAGCTGGAGCTGTAGCTGATCATATGCTTGGGCCAAAGGAAGACAGACATCTAGCAATCGTTCTG GTTGGCTTGCCAGCTCGTGGCAAAACTTTTACTGCTGCTAAGCTTACTAGGTATCTTCGTTGGTTAGGTCATGACACCAAGCACTTCAATGTTGGGAAG TACCGCCGACTCAAGCACGGAAGTAATCAG ACTGCCGATTTCTTCCGAGCTGACAATCCAGAAGGCTTAGAGGCTCGCAATGAG GTAGCAGCCCTTGCAATGGAAGACATGATCGCTTGGATGCAAGAGGGTGGTCAG GTAGGGATTTTTGATGCCACAAACAGCTCGAGCCGAAGAAGGAATATGCTTATGAAAATGTCTGCGGGGAACTGCAAG ATAATTTTCTTGGAAACAATCTGTAATGATCctaaaataattgaaagaaacATACGCCTCAAAGTTCAACAAAGCCCAGACTATGCTGAAGA GCCAGATTTTGAAGCTGGATACAGGGACTTCAAGAGTCGCCTTGATAATTATGAAAAA GTTTATGAGCCAGTAGAGGAAGGTTCTTATATCAAAATGATTGATATGGTCAGTGGTCATGGAGGACAAATACAA GTGAATAATATTAGTGGCTATCTTCCTGGGAGGATTGTCTTCTTCTTG GTCAATACACATCTCACACCACGTCCAATTTTGCTAACAAGGCATGGAGAGAGTCTATACAATGTTAGAGGCAGAATTGGTGGTGACACCGCCATAAG TGAAACTGGGGAGCTCTATGCGAAGAAACTTGCAAATTTTGTTGAAAAACGGCTGAAAAATGAAAAGGCTGCTTCT ATATGGACCAGCACATTGCAAAGAACAATTTTGACGGCTAATCCAATTGCTGGGTTTCCCAAG ATACAATGGCGAGCCCTTGATGAAATAAATTCTGGCATATGTGACGGGATGACATatgaagaaataaagaaaaatatgcCCGAAGAATATGA GTCACGCAAAAAGGACAAGCTGAGGTATAGATACCCTAGAGGCGAGTCTTATCTTGATGTCATACAAAG GTTGGAGCCGGTGATTATCGAGCTTGAAAGACAAAGAGCACCAGTGGTGGTGGTATCTCACCAG GCAGTATTGAGGGCTTTGTATGCTTATTTTGCTGATAGGCCTTTGAGTGAAATTCCACACATAGAG ATGCCACTTCATACAATCATAGAGATACAAATGGGAGTTACAGGAGTGCAGGAGAAGAGATACAAACTGATGTAG
- the LOC132606356 gene encoding 6-phosphofructo-2-kinase/fructose-2,6-bisphosphatase isoform X1, which translates to MHFPQKLYSYRNRRRLSKMGTGSSKNPDSSSHGSEDHGGGQLYVSLKMENYKLKDELFPHVYGSVPLIGSCDSSKALPMERESTSMWELSFVVPPNHETLDFKFLLKPKNNPEPCIVEEGPNRVLIAGTLQGDGRSASFKLDNGEIIEYRVFVKADRVSPFDLAASWRAFQENRRLSSVRDVPDVSINSSPTAGAEHGSSASLELDLEHYVIPAPATSAVYAANLTETPRSLKRTGVFSGTDGTIIPRPSSKEGHTSNDRSTIKQMEVPDPTRVPSGSGMVESKSVGTVSSLQKQDSYRGLLVDRGVGSPRLVKSPCTTSLTLDLKPDSDAKNMMPAAAGAVAAGAVADHMLGPKEDRHLAIVLVGLPARGKTFTAAKLTRYLRWLGHDTKHFNVGKYRRLKHGSNQTADFFRADNPEGLEARNEVAALAMEDMIAWMQEGGQVGIFDATNSSSRRRNMLMKMSAGNCKIIFLETICNDPKIIERNIRLKVQQSPDYAEEPDFEAGYRDFKSRLDNYEKVYEPVEEGSYIKMIDMVSGHGGQIQVNNISGYLPGRIVFFLVNTHLTPRPILLTRHGESLYNVRGRIGGDTAISETGELYAKKLANFVEKRLKNEKAASIWTSTLQRTILTANPIAGFPKIQWRALDEINSGICDGMTYEEIKKNMPEEYESRKKDKLRYRYPRGESYLDVIQRLEPVIIELERQRAPVVVVSHQAVLRALYAYFADRPLSEIPHIEMPLHTIIEIQMGVTGVQEKRYKLM; encoded by the exons ATGCATTTTCCCCAAAAACTCTATTCTTATCGAAACAG gagaaGGTTAAGCAAAATGGGTACTGGCTCATCGAAGAATCCAGACAGTAGTTCACATGGCAGCGAAGATCATGGAGGTGGACAACTTTACGTTTCTCTCAAAATGGAAAATTATAAACTCAAAGACGAACTTTTTCCTCATGTTTATGGTTCAGTGCCATTAATTGGGTCATGTGATTCATCCAAAGCT CTTCCAATGGAACGCGAATCCACTTCTATGTGGGAACTCAGTTTCGTTGTTCCTCCTAATCACG AGACATTGGACTTTAAGTTCCTTTTGAAGCCAAAAAACAACCCTGAGCCGTGTATAGTGGAGGAAGGTCCAAACCGTGTACTAATTGCTGGAACATTACAAGGGGACGGGCGTTCAGCCTCTTTTAAGCTGGACAACGGAGAGATTATTGAATATAGAGTGTTTGTTAAAGCAGACAGAGTTTCACCATTTGACCTTGCGGCTAGTTGGAGAGCCTTTCAGGAAAATCGCAGGCTTTCCAGTGTTCGAGACGTACCGGATGTTAGCATAAATTCGTCACCAACGGCAGGTGCAGAG CATGGCTCTTCAGCAAGTCTAGAGCTTGATCTTGAACATTATGTTATCCCCGCTCCGGCAACATCTGCAGTTTACGCAGCTAACTTGACAGAAACTCCTAGGTCACTAAAACGTACAGGGGTATTTTCTGGGACTGATGGTACTATCATTCCAAGGCCTTCCTCAAAAGAGGGTCACACTTCAAATGATCGGTCTACAATAAAG CAGATGGAAGTACCGGATCCAACTAGAGTCCCCTCAGGGTCTGGCATGGTTGAGTCCAAGTCCGTGGGAACGGTCTCATCTTTGCAAAAGCAAGATAGTTACAGGGGACTCCTTGTAGATAGGGGTGTGGGATCTCCAAGACTAGTCAAATCACCCTGTACAACCAGTTTAACTCTTGATCTCAAGCCTGATTCTGATGCTAAG AATATGATGCCAGCTGCTGCAGGAGCCGTCGCAGCTGGAGCTGTAGCTGATCATATGCTTGGGCCAAAGGAAGACAGACATCTAGCAATCGTTCTG GTTGGCTTGCCAGCTCGTGGCAAAACTTTTACTGCTGCTAAGCTTACTAGGTATCTTCGTTGGTTAGGTCATGACACCAAGCACTTCAATGTTGGGAAG TACCGCCGACTCAAGCACGGAAGTAATCAG ACTGCCGATTTCTTCCGAGCTGACAATCCAGAAGGCTTAGAGGCTCGCAATGAG GTAGCAGCCCTTGCAATGGAAGACATGATCGCTTGGATGCAAGAGGGTGGTCAG GTAGGGATTTTTGATGCCACAAACAGCTCGAGCCGAAGAAGGAATATGCTTATGAAAATGTCTGCGGGGAACTGCAAG ATAATTTTCTTGGAAACAATCTGTAATGATCctaaaataattgaaagaaacATACGCCTCAAAGTTCAACAAAGCCCAGACTATGCTGAAGA GCCAGATTTTGAAGCTGGATACAGGGACTTCAAGAGTCGCCTTGATAATTATGAAAAA GTTTATGAGCCAGTAGAGGAAGGTTCTTATATCAAAATGATTGATATGGTCAGTGGTCATGGAGGACAAATACAA GTGAATAATATTAGTGGCTATCTTCCTGGGAGGATTGTCTTCTTCTTG GTCAATACACATCTCACACCACGTCCAATTTTGCTAACAAGGCATGGAGAGAGTCTATACAATGTTAGAGGCAGAATTGGTGGTGACACCGCCATAAG TGAAACTGGGGAGCTCTATGCGAAGAAACTTGCAAATTTTGTTGAAAAACGGCTGAAAAATGAAAAGGCTGCTTCT ATATGGACCAGCACATTGCAAAGAACAATTTTGACGGCTAATCCAATTGCTGGGTTTCCCAAG ATACAATGGCGAGCCCTTGATGAAATAAATTCTGGCATATGTGACGGGATGACATatgaagaaataaagaaaaatatgcCCGAAGAATATGA GTCACGCAAAAAGGACAAGCTGAGGTATAGATACCCTAGAGGCGAGTCTTATCTTGATGTCATACAAAG GTTGGAGCCGGTGATTATCGAGCTTGAAAGACAAAGAGCACCAGTGGTGGTGGTATCTCACCAG GCAGTATTGAGGGCTTTGTATGCTTATTTTGCTGATAGGCCTTTGAGTGAAATTCCACACATAGAG ATGCCACTTCATACAATCATAGAGATACAAATGGGAGTTACAGGAGTGCAGGAGAAGAGATACAAACTGATGTAG